From a region of the Myxococcaceae bacterium JPH2 genome:
- a CDS encoding electron transfer flavoprotein subunit alpha/FixB family protein, with amino-acid sequence MPIVLIVAEQQPDGNLRKASLNAISAGKALADKAGAELHLVLLAKDPAKLAEELKGTGAKAVHTAAAPEFEHYLAETYAPAIAALAQELKADYVGMASTAQGKDLLPRVAGRLKAAMATDVMAINGSGADITFTRPMWAGNVFAEVKLTTPVKVFTVRATEFPAAATGAGAAEVKTFAAKVEASKTKFVDFKEVKSARPELTEARVVVSGGRGTKGDFKEIEALADELGAAVGASRAVCDAGWVPNDLQVGQTGKVVAPQLYIAAGISGAIQHLAGMKSSKTIVAINKDPEAPIFQVADYGLVEDLFKVLPALRQAIHGLK; translated from the coding sequence AATCGTTCTCATCGTCGCCGAGCAGCAGCCGGACGGGAACCTGCGCAAGGCCTCCCTCAACGCCATCTCCGCGGGCAAGGCCCTGGCCGACAAGGCCGGCGCGGAGTTGCACCTGGTGTTGCTCGCCAAGGACCCGGCGAAGCTGGCCGAGGAGCTCAAGGGCACCGGCGCCAAGGCGGTCCACACCGCCGCCGCCCCCGAGTTCGAGCACTACCTCGCCGAGACCTACGCGCCCGCCATCGCGGCGCTCGCCCAGGAGCTGAAGGCGGACTACGTGGGCATGGCCTCCACGGCGCAGGGCAAGGACCTGCTGCCGCGCGTGGCCGGTCGCCTCAAGGCCGCCATGGCCACCGACGTCATGGCCATCAACGGCTCGGGCGCGGACATCACCTTCACGCGCCCCATGTGGGCCGGCAACGTGTTCGCCGAGGTGAAGCTCACCACGCCGGTGAAGGTGTTCACCGTGCGCGCCACGGAGTTCCCGGCCGCCGCGACGGGCGCGGGCGCCGCCGAGGTGAAGACCTTCGCCGCGAAGGTCGAGGCCTCCAAGACGAAGTTCGTCGACTTCAAGGAAGTGAAGAGCGCCCGCCCCGAGCTGACCGAGGCGCGCGTGGTGGTGTCCGGCGGTCGCGGCACCAAGGGCGACTTCAAGGAGATTGAGGCGCTGGCCGATGAGCTGGGCGCCGCCGTCGGTGCCTCGCGCGCGGTGTGCGACGCCGGCTGGGTTCCCAACGACTTGCAGGTCGGCCAGACGGGCAAGGTCGTCGCTCCGCAGCTGTACATCGCGGCGGGCATCAGCGGCGCCATCCAGCACCTGGCGGGCATGAAGAGCTCGAAGACCATCGTGGCCATCAACAAGGACCCCGAGGCCCCCATCTTCCAGGTGGCGGACTACGGGCTCGTGGAGGACCTCTTCAAGGTGCTCCCCGCGCTGCGCCAGGCCATCCACGGCCTCAAGTAG
- a CDS encoding PqqD family protein codes for MDDWLSAVPRLHPDAVSVRSRGVLSVLGPGETFLHTFEDDAGASQVAERILELADGERSVEDISRQLCEEFDVDPALCRQDTARFVALLVERQVLVLAARGTGSPLRHKE; via the coding sequence ATGGACGACTGGCTGAGCGCGGTGCCCCGACTGCACCCTGACGCCGTCTCCGTGCGGTCGCGGGGCGTGCTCTCGGTCCTGGGACCGGGGGAGACGTTCCTCCACACCTTCGAGGATGACGCAGGGGCCTCCCAGGTCGCCGAGCGCATCCTGGAGCTGGCGGATGGCGAGCGCTCGGTGGAGGACATCTCGCGGCAGCTGTGCGAGGAGTTCGACGTGGATCCAGCGCTATGTCGTCAGGACACGGCGCGCTTCGTGGCGCTCCTGGTGGAGCGGCAGGTGTTGGTGCTCGCGGCACGGGGAACCGGGTCCCCACTTCGGCACAAGGAGTGA
- a CDS encoding GNAT family N-acetyltransferase — MARQPPAADALLDLLAQLPHGHRLWVRGAGRSLYPLLRSGDAVRVQRCGVESLAPGDVALVRRGRQLTAHVVCSTEPWTTASLLGNLDPPGGEPLGRVVAVRRGRVVVPLPRPSRPALWLAHRGLSAIWARPRARVVYRHVRDFFFSGWSLPLRRLFVGALSVRLLREEDLDALLVFAGEGLVVSAGFLRRQLRERWGLRPEERAGAAAGAFDDSGRLHGFAWVDDYRQEGLALEGLWVRSLVVAPRARRMGVASGLVRCLLAEARRQGADRVRADIDEDNTASLRTFRGLSFRPAPPSLTQRTNQEWDAAGGSKRLVVLERVFED; from the coding sequence ATGGCACGACAGCCTCCGGCCGCTGACGCCCTCCTGGACCTCCTGGCCCAGCTGCCTCACGGGCACCGTCTCTGGGTGCGCGGCGCGGGGCGGAGCCTGTACCCGCTCCTGCGCAGCGGGGATGCGGTCCGCGTGCAGCGCTGCGGCGTGGAGTCCCTGGCACCCGGGGACGTGGCCCTGGTGCGCCGAGGGCGGCAGCTCACCGCGCACGTGGTGTGCTCCACTGAACCTTGGACGACGGCGTCATTGCTGGGGAACCTGGACCCGCCTGGGGGCGAGCCGCTCGGGCGGGTCGTGGCGGTGCGGCGGGGAAGGGTGGTGGTGCCGTTGCCCCGGCCGTCCCGACCCGCGTTGTGGCTGGCACACCGGGGCCTCTCGGCCATCTGGGCGCGGCCCCGAGCCCGGGTAGTCTACCGGCACGTGCGCGACTTCTTCTTCTCCGGCTGGTCGCTTCCGTTGCGGCGCCTCTTCGTGGGGGCGCTGTCAGTGCGCCTGTTGCGGGAGGAGGACCTGGACGCGCTGCTCGTCTTCGCGGGCGAGGGGCTGGTGGTGTCCGCCGGCTTCCTGCGCCGCCAGCTCCGTGAGCGGTGGGGTCTGCGGCCCGAGGAGCGCGCGGGCGCGGCGGCTGGCGCCTTCGACGACTCGGGGCGCCTGCATGGCTTCGCCTGGGTGGACGACTACCGGCAGGAGGGACTGGCCCTGGAGGGGCTGTGGGTCCGCTCGCTGGTGGTGGCGCCCCGAGCGCGGCGGATGGGCGTGGCCTCCGGGCTGGTGCGCTGCCTGCTGGCCGAGGCGCGGCGGCAGGGCGCGGACCGCGTCCGGGCGGACATCGACGAGGACAACACGGCCTCGCTCAGGACTTTTCGCGGGCTGAGCTTTCGTCCGGCCCCGCCCTCGCTTACCCAGCGCACGAACCAGGAATGGGACGCGGCGGGAGGGAGCAAGCGCCTGGTGGTCCTCGAGCGGGTGTTCGAGGACTGA
- a CDS encoding FG-GAP repeat protein — protein MHRATWTGLLAAMAAVWISGCSCGGEPPVESQLAVDFESPKDGQRLALDEDADSATDGFQQDVVAVGRDTAGREVKLSSAKLEVRAGSEQAWTAGPSARIDGAKVRFSSVTLPLRTSVLRVTVEESGSHRTATQTVTVAVGTEVPSVDLSSPAEGQVLREADDADPTTPGYQVRFGLKGTALRGASGLLSCAGVCGLAPVPFTLGQDGSATVVATLTEPVREAQMARCTAVLKRATGDVTSAPRGFTLDTEAPRLVVASPVAPVASPTFDVVAVVRSVEDGSTAMLSREGADSVQTQVRAGAVTFTAVTVPGDGAFDFRLRLTDSGGNVTEQPLRVVVASAVPVLALEVPALVTSDANGDAADGVQAPATVKVNGLPVGTDVELWTTVTSRLGQPLRVATVASGADRVAAFQLDLAEGANTVKACVRNAAGLQTCSQPTTVSVQTGRSTCRIVEPAAREFVTGGSVAVRVDAPNGAVTLAEVASDGTTISVSATASGGAATLTAPLTQDGAWSLVASCAGGGRSQRVIARRDTAKPALTATVRDAVDGRIGANFVDTSVQPGMQVVLDVKTDADSQVFVDGCGLTGTASAVANGAGVATLRGISVPATGTCTLTVRAVDPAGNSATQTVAVASAFAESSLSFAAPDPNRTLGPADGTAVTGGLSVPMTLAFGEGVSGVLKLYRDTTEVGSMDVASAEEKKTFTAVTLSEGVNVLRAVLTNTAGAGACASALYTLDTTPEAIALTAPGASTQYSLNEDQDPATPGIQRPLSFTLNGASSSAVVDVCTDIALTVDRTPCRDGSGWFTLASSLPPDTTRFSYPDGQYSLKVVLDDSGRTSESAPVTLRVDGARPEVTALEFVGDSNGDRILNLAESPSGAPVLRVSTTGLEAGRPVQVRDARSLALIGQAVSTGSRTDVTLTSMASLSEADAALVVVLTDTVGNVNRTVQANPPNPLDPLNAAALTDFRVDRVPPTVNVSAPAVGATLGPAQDADPMASGYQLRVSMLTSADVGADGVLFTLEPGLTPVSLTPSGRAVTHDFTVPASGTQTYTLTVTARDSAGNPSTAVTRIVTVDLEAPVLSLESPTAGQQSDSALVAVRVAVQGGDGLTARVYSTPEGSGTRVQVGALPVSQGVAQGTLNFPDGRQAVTVEVDDPAGNRGTASAAGVDVHLVGCDVSLTSPADAVRDFIQADDAAPGTPGLQYTVRGHTSRCAGRTVSLLKGTPAVAVGTSLADASSGDFTFPVTLADGEQGRLSVEMVDANNNHTSDFVDYTVDITPPTISTVSPPATQLTFVAASNAHLFPTPEAGYVKDVSPGGDAEADFDVTVAGAVGGAFQFFYRGQPVSTSASVAQDGQPQTVRLVLPHDTSGSLELRVRDRAGNTAVRTVTAVVDVVPPAQVSVTRTLVSGAERRAQVDVAWTASGDDGVSGVPTGYDLRWTTETQLPGGIPNETTWYSNKVRQETGGLLPAGDTSRRLTLPPLATYFIEVRARDEVGNLSDPRTIPALVNSHATTLTNPTATLGIFGSALASGDLNGDGRDDLVAGNFRNASSGTADMGGVYIYYDATNASVAPQVLLPPTSEAQQYFGTEVAVGNVGDAANERRPDVLVGSPRWSAFRGRAFLYFGRANQTVDPSPVEFRGHAGVGATNLGWAVRILPDLNGDGMGEVLLSADGENGGRGRMFLFFGRTRADWLAAATGHEADNVPFIPMDSADRIIEGTEAPIAPATSTLFGRRRGQANVGDLDGDGHPELSLSVPNDKFNLVYIFRGSLLASRSGPNVADRTLLASEALQTLTLGAAGGGGPNGFGVDVVGATSFGGTAAVDLVVSQPSVNRVNFYLDGTTAGFSAQPTSSLQVADDASVSGARFFGYVLATADINGDTLPDLVVSEAATAGSSVWVMYHGASGPTPFDAVAGDGFAQTRFKGIKSLGSGLAVGDFNGDGAVDVAAGDPFDTPGKITVWY, from the coding sequence ATGCATCGAGCGACTTGGACTGGCTTGCTGGCGGCGATGGCCGCGGTGTGGATCTCCGGGTGTTCCTGCGGCGGCGAGCCGCCCGTCGAGTCACAGCTCGCGGTGGACTTCGAGTCCCCCAAGGACGGGCAGCGCCTGGCGCTCGACGAGGATGCGGACTCCGCCACGGACGGCTTCCAGCAGGACGTGGTGGCGGTGGGCCGCGACACGGCGGGCCGCGAGGTGAAGCTCTCCAGCGCGAAGCTGGAGGTGCGCGCCGGCAGTGAGCAGGCCTGGACGGCGGGCCCCTCCGCGCGCATCGACGGCGCCAAGGTGCGCTTCTCCTCGGTCACGCTGCCGCTGCGCACCAGCGTGCTGCGCGTGACGGTGGAGGAGTCCGGCTCTCACCGCACGGCCACGCAGACAGTCACGGTGGCGGTGGGCACGGAGGTGCCCAGCGTGGACCTCTCCTCGCCCGCCGAAGGTCAGGTGCTGCGCGAGGCGGACGACGCGGATCCGACCACGCCGGGCTACCAGGTGCGCTTCGGGCTGAAGGGCACCGCACTGCGCGGCGCCAGCGGCCTCCTGTCTTGCGCGGGCGTGTGCGGCCTTGCGCCCGTGCCCTTCACGCTGGGCCAGGACGGCAGCGCCACCGTGGTGGCCACGCTCACCGAGCCCGTGCGGGAGGCGCAGATGGCCCGCTGCACCGCGGTGCTCAAGCGCGCCACGGGTGACGTGACGTCCGCGCCGCGCGGCTTCACGCTGGACACCGAGGCGCCTCGGCTGGTGGTGGCCTCGCCCGTCGCTCCGGTGGCGAGCCCCACGTTCGACGTGGTGGCGGTGGTGCGCTCGGTGGAGGACGGCAGCACGGCGATGCTGTCGCGCGAAGGCGCGGACTCGGTGCAGACGCAGGTGCGCGCGGGAGCGGTCACCTTCACCGCGGTCACCGTGCCGGGGGATGGCGCCTTCGACTTCCGCCTGCGGCTGACGGACTCGGGCGGCAACGTCACCGAGCAGCCCCTGCGCGTGGTGGTGGCGAGCGCGGTGCCGGTGCTCGCGCTGGAGGTGCCCGCGCTGGTGACGAGCGACGCCAACGGCGACGCGGCGGACGGGGTGCAGGCTCCGGCGACCGTGAAGGTGAACGGGCTGCCGGTGGGCACGGACGTGGAGCTGTGGACCACCGTGACGAGCCGGCTAGGACAGCCGCTTCGCGTGGCGACGGTGGCGAGTGGCGCGGACCGGGTGGCGGCGTTCCAGTTGGACCTGGCCGAGGGCGCCAACACCGTGAAGGCGTGCGTGCGCAACGCGGCGGGCCTGCAGACCTGCTCGCAGCCCACGACGGTGTCCGTGCAGACGGGGCGCTCCACGTGCCGCATCGTGGAGCCGGCCGCGCGTGAGTTCGTCACGGGTGGCTCGGTGGCGGTCCGGGTGGATGCGCCCAACGGGGCGGTGACGCTGGCTGAGGTCGCGTCGGATGGCACCACCATCAGCGTGTCCGCCACGGCCTCGGGTGGCGCCGCGACGCTCACCGCGCCGCTGACGCAGGATGGCGCGTGGAGCCTGGTGGCCTCGTGCGCGGGCGGCGGTCGCAGCCAGCGTGTCATCGCGCGGCGAGACACGGCGAAGCCCGCGCTGACGGCCACCGTGCGCGACGCGGTGGACGGGCGCATCGGGGCGAACTTCGTCGACACGTCCGTGCAGCCCGGCATGCAGGTGGTGCTGGACGTGAAGACGGACGCGGACTCGCAGGTGTTCGTGGACGGCTGTGGCCTGACGGGCACCGCGTCCGCGGTCGCCAATGGCGCGGGGGTGGCCACGCTGCGTGGCATCAGCGTGCCGGCGACGGGGACGTGCACCTTGACGGTGCGCGCGGTGGACCCGGCGGGCAACTCTGCCACGCAGACGGTGGCGGTGGCGTCCGCCTTCGCGGAGTCCTCGCTGTCGTTCGCGGCGCCGGATCCGAACCGGACGCTGGGCCCCGCGGACGGCACGGCGGTGACGGGCGGACTGTCGGTGCCCATGACGCTCGCGTTCGGCGAGGGCGTGTCCGGCGTGCTGAAGCTGTACCGCGACACCACGGAGGTGGGCTCGATGGACGTGGCCTCCGCGGAGGAAAAGAAGACGTTCACGGCCGTCACGCTGAGCGAGGGCGTCAACGTGCTGCGCGCGGTGCTCACCAACACCGCGGGCGCGGGGGCCTGCGCCAGCGCGCTCTACACGCTGGACACCACGCCCGAGGCCATCGCGCTCACCGCGCCGGGTGCCTCCACGCAGTACTCGCTCAACGAGGACCAGGACCCCGCCACGCCGGGCATCCAGCGCCCGCTGTCCTTCACGCTCAACGGCGCGTCGTCGTCGGCCGTGGTGGACGTGTGCACGGACATCGCGCTCACCGTGGACCGCACGCCGTGCCGCGATGGCAGCGGCTGGTTCACCCTGGCGTCGTCGCTGCCCCCGGATACCACGCGCTTCTCATACCCGGATGGTCAGTACTCGCTGAAGGTGGTGCTGGATGACTCGGGCCGCACGTCCGAGTCCGCGCCGGTGACGCTGCGCGTGGACGGCGCGCGGCCGGAGGTGACGGCGCTCGAGTTCGTCGGGGATAGCAACGGCGACCGCATCCTCAACCTCGCTGAGTCTCCGAGCGGCGCGCCGGTGCTGCGCGTGTCCACCACGGGCCTGGAGGCCGGGCGGCCCGTGCAGGTGCGTGACGCGCGGTCGCTCGCGCTCATCGGGCAGGCCGTCTCCACGGGCTCGCGCACGGATGTCACCCTCACGTCGATGGCTTCGCTGTCCGAGGCGGATGCGGCGCTCGTGGTGGTGCTCACGGACACGGTGGGCAACGTGAACCGCACGGTGCAGGCCAATCCGCCCAACCCGTTGGATCCGCTCAACGCGGCGGCGCTGACGGACTTCCGAGTGGACCGCGTGCCGCCCACGGTCAACGTGAGCGCGCCCGCGGTGGGCGCCACGCTGGGGCCCGCGCAGGACGCGGATCCGATGGCCTCGGGCTATCAGCTCCGCGTCAGCATGCTGACCAGCGCGGACGTGGGCGCGGATGGCGTCCTCTTCACGCTGGAGCCGGGGCTCACGCCGGTGTCCCTCACGCCCTCGGGCCGCGCGGTGACGCACGACTTCACCGTGCCGGCGTCGGGCACGCAGACGTACACGCTGACCGTCACCGCTCGCGACAGCGCGGGCAACCCCAGCACGGCGGTGACTCGCATCGTGACGGTGGACCTGGAGGCCCCGGTGCTCTCGCTGGAGAGCCCCACGGCGGGCCAGCAGTCCGACTCGGCGCTCGTCGCGGTTCGCGTGGCGGTGCAGGGCGGAGACGGGCTGACGGCGCGCGTCTACTCGACGCCCGAGGGGAGCGGCACCCGCGTCCAGGTGGGAGCGCTGCCCGTGTCCCAGGGCGTGGCCCAGGGCACGCTCAACTTCCCGGATGGTCGGCAGGCGGTGACGGTGGAGGTGGATGACCCCGCGGGCAATCGCGGCACCGCCAGCGCGGCCGGCGTGGATGTCCACCTGGTGGGCTGTGACGTGTCGCTCACCTCGCCGGCCGACGCCGTGCGCGACTTCATCCAAGCGGACGACGCGGCTCCGGGTACGCCCGGGCTCCAGTACACGGTGCGTGGCCACACCTCGCGCTGCGCGGGCCGCACCGTGTCGCTGCTCAAGGGCACGCCGGCCGTCGCGGTGGGCACCTCGCTCGCGGACGCCAGCTCCGGCGACTTCACGTTCCCCGTGACGCTGGCCGATGGCGAGCAGGGCCGGCTGAGCGTGGAGATGGTGGACGCCAACAACAACCACACCTCCGACTTCGTCGACTACACGGTGGACATCACGCCGCCGACCATCTCGACGGTGTCGCCTCCCGCGACGCAGCTCACCTTCGTGGCCGCGTCCAACGCGCACCTGTTCCCCACGCCCGAGGCGGGCTACGTGAAGGACGTCTCCCCGGGCGGCGACGCCGAGGCGGACTTCGACGTGACGGTGGCGGGGGCCGTGGGTGGCGCGTTCCAGTTCTTCTACCGAGGCCAGCCCGTCTCCACCTCGGCGAGCGTGGCGCAGGACGGCCAGCCGCAGACGGTGCGCCTGGTGCTGCCGCATGACACCAGCGGTTCGCTGGAGCTTCGCGTGCGGGACCGGGCCGGCAACACGGCGGTGCGCACCGTCACGGCGGTGGTGGACGTGGTTCCTCCGGCGCAGGTCTCGGTGACGCGCACGCTCGTCAGCGGCGCGGAGCGCAGGGCGCAGGTGGACGTGGCGTGGACGGCCAGCGGCGACGACGGCGTGTCCGGCGTACCCACGGGCTACGACCTGCGCTGGACGACCGAGACGCAGCTCCCGGGCGGCATCCCGAACGAGACGACCTGGTACAGCAACAAGGTCCGTCAGGAGACCGGTGGTCTGTTGCCCGCGGGCGACACCTCGCGCCGGCTCACGTTGCCGCCGCTGGCGACGTACTTCATCGAGGTGCGCGCGCGCGACGAGGTGGGCAACCTCTCCGACCCGCGCACCATCCCCGCGCTGGTCAACTCGCACGCGACGACGCTGACCAACCCCACCGCCACGCTGGGCATCTTCGGCTCGGCGCTCGCCAGCGGCGACCTCAACGGTGACGGCCGCGATGACCTGGTGGCGGGCAACTTCCGCAACGCCTCGTCGGGCACCGCGGACATGGGCGGCGTGTACATCTACTACGACGCGACCAACGCGAGCGTCGCGCCGCAGGTGCTGCTGCCGCCCACGTCCGAGGCGCAGCAGTACTTCGGCACCGAGGTGGCCGTGGGCAACGTGGGCGACGCGGCCAACGAGCGGCGGCCGGACGTGCTGGTCGGCTCGCCGCGCTGGTCCGCGTTCCGGGGCCGCGCGTTCCTGTATTTCGGCCGGGCCAATCAGACGGTGGACCCCTCGCCGGTGGAGTTCCGAGGCCACGCGGGTGTCGGCGCCACCAACCTGGGCTGGGCCGTGCGCATCCTCCCGGACCTCAACGGCGATGGGATGGGCGAGGTGCTCCTCAGCGCGGACGGCGAGAATGGCGGACGCGGGCGCATGTTCCTCTTCTTCGGACGCACGCGCGCGGACTGGCTGGCCGCCGCGACCGGACACGAAGCGGACAACGTGCCCTTCATCCCCATGGACTCGGCGGACCGCATCATCGAGGGCACCGAGGCCCCCATCGCGCCCGCGACGTCCACGCTGTTCGGCCGGCGGCGCGGACAGGCGAACGTGGGCGACCTGGACGGCGACGGTCATCCCGAGCTGTCGCTCTCGGTCCCCAACGACAAGTTCAACCTCGTGTACATCTTCCGGGGCAGCCTGCTGGCGTCGCGCTCCGGGCCGAACGTGGCGGACCGCACGTTGCTCGCCTCCGAGGCGCTCCAGACGCTGACGCTGGGCGCGGCCGGTGGCGGTGGACCCAACGGCTTCGGCGTGGACGTGGTGGGCGCCACGAGCTTCGGTGGCACGGCGGCCGTGGACCTCGTGGTGTCCCAGCCGAGCGTGAACCGGGTGAACTTCTATCTGGACGGCACCACGGCCGGGTTCAGCGCGCAGCCCACCTCCAGCCTCCAGGTGGCGGACGATGCCAGCGTGTCGGGAGCGCGCTTCTTCGGCTACGTGCTGGCGACCGCGGACATCAACGGCGACACGCTGCCGGACCTCGTGGTGAGCGAGGCCGCCACGGCGGGCTCGTCGGTGTGGGTGATGTACCACGGCGCTTCCGGGCCCACGCCCTTCGACGCGGTGGCGGGCGACGGGTTCGCGCAGACGCGCTTCAAGGGCATCAAGTCGCTCGGCTCGGGGCTGGCGGTGGGCGACTTCAACGGCGATGGCGCCGTGGACGTGGCGGCGGGCGACCCGTTCGACACGCCCGGTAAAATCACGGTCTGGTATTAA
- the cax gene encoding calcium/proton exchanger gives MSTPASATPPLSAVTPPSSGAPAPKNGDGSWLNADRVFLGLLVVFFPLAVASHFFFPGTWTFILCAVALVPLARLMGEATEVIAHKLGSGLGGLMNASFGNAAELIIALAALRSGHSDVVKASITGAILGNILLVLGAAILAGGLKFPKQTFNTTAALSGSAIMFLALTAMAIPDLFHAVRGPAADAVIFPMSVAISIILLIVYALSLLFALRTHAHLYAGEDHGTPEELPSWSPKKAAVVLLGATLGVVVVAEFLVHAIEPAIATFGFTHTFVGVIIIAIVGNAAEHSTAILMALKNKMDLAFNIAFESSKQIALFVAPVLVLLSIPLGQPLTLEFSHMEVLGMAIGVGAGTLIALDGESNWLEGVMLLGVYAILGVTFYFIP, from the coding sequence GTGAGCACGCCCGCTTCCGCGACTCCACCGCTGTCTGCCGTGACGCCCCCGTCGTCGGGTGCCCCCGCCCCCAAGAATGGGGACGGCTCGTGGCTCAACGCCGACCGCGTCTTCCTGGGGCTGCTGGTGGTGTTCTTCCCCCTGGCGGTCGCCTCCCACTTCTTCTTCCCGGGCACGTGGACGTTCATCCTGTGCGCCGTGGCGCTCGTCCCGCTGGCGCGCCTGATGGGCGAGGCCACCGAGGTCATCGCCCACAAGCTGGGCAGCGGCCTGGGCGGCCTGATGAACGCGTCGTTCGGTAACGCCGCCGAGCTCATCATCGCGCTGGCGGCGCTGCGCTCGGGCCACTCGGACGTGGTGAAGGCCTCCATCACCGGCGCCATCCTGGGCAACATCCTGCTGGTGCTGGGCGCGGCCATCCTCGCGGGTGGGCTGAAGTTCCCCAAGCAGACGTTCAACACGACGGCGGCCCTGTCCGGCTCGGCCATCATGTTCCTGGCGCTCACCGCCATGGCCATCCCGGACCTGTTCCATGCGGTGCGCGGGCCCGCGGCCGACGCGGTCATCTTCCCGATGTCCGTGGCCATCTCCATCATCCTGCTCATCGTCTACGCGCTGTCGCTGCTGTTCGCGCTGCGCACGCACGCGCACCTGTACGCGGGCGAGGACCACGGCACGCCCGAGGAGCTGCCGAGCTGGAGCCCCAAGAAGGCCGCCGTCGTCCTGCTGGGCGCCACCCTGGGCGTCGTCGTGGTGGCCGAGTTCCTGGTGCACGCCATCGAGCCGGCCATCGCCACGTTCGGATTCACGCACACGTTCGTGGGCGTCATCATCATCGCCATCGTGGGCAACGCGGCCGAGCACTCGACCGCCATCCTCATGGCGCTGAAGAACAAGATGGACCTGGCGTTCAACATCGCCTTCGAGTCCTCGAAGCAGATCGCCCTCTTCGTGGCGCCGGTGCTGGTGCTGCTCTCCATCCCGCTGGGCCAGCCGCTGACGCTGGAGTTCAGCCACATGGAGGTGCTGGGCATGGCCATCGGCGTGGGCGCCGGGACGCTCATCGCGCTGGATGGCGAGTCCAACTGGCTGGAGGGCGTGATGCTGCTGGGCGTCTACGCCATCCTCGGCGTGACCTTCTATTTCATCCCCTAG
- a CDS encoding potassium transporter TrkH, with the protein MARLRIGECVCDVDDALLAAARPRCQAGPFLVGPESHPDLWLERDTALSPGGHLFQRARPELGGFALEGSTLRTSAPLSTYPAEFALRALFQLAVLRQGGFCVHGAGVVLADAALVALGPSGAGKSTLSRLCLQSGAALLSDELVALLPGGRVLGSPFSSEPDLAASRVEARAHALLLLEKAPAERLTPVASSELLAALLGQRFRAVAELEPGPRVLTSVGAVVADVPGFRLAFRKDVAVAGFLAEWVAHGTTASGR; encoded by the coding sequence ATGGCGCGGCTGCGCATCGGCGAGTGCGTCTGCGACGTCGATGACGCGCTCCTCGCAGCGGCGCGGCCGCGATGCCAGGCGGGCCCCTTCCTCGTGGGGCCCGAGTCTCACCCCGACCTGTGGCTTGAGCGCGACACTGCGCTGAGCCCGGGCGGGCACCTCTTCCAGCGCGCTCGGCCTGAACTCGGCGGCTTCGCGTTGGAAGGGAGCACGCTGCGCACCTCCGCGCCACTCTCCACGTACCCAGCCGAGTTCGCCCTGCGCGCGCTGTTCCAACTCGCGGTGCTGCGCCAGGGCGGCTTCTGCGTCCACGGCGCGGGCGTCGTCCTGGCGGACGCGGCGCTGGTGGCGCTGGGGCCGAGCGGCGCGGGCAAGTCCACCTTGTCTCGGCTGTGCCTCCAGTCCGGCGCGGCGCTGCTGTCGGATGAGCTCGTGGCGCTCTTGCCCGGGGGGCGTGTGCTGGGCAGTCCGTTTTCGTCCGAGCCGGACCTGGCCGCCTCGCGCGTCGAGGCCCGCGCCCACGCCCTGCTGCTCTTGGAGAAGGCCCCCGCCGAGCGGCTCACTCCCGTGGCTTCGTCCGAGCTGCTCGCGGCGCTGTTGGGCCAGCGGTTCCGCGCGGTGGCGGAGCTGGAGCCGGGGCCTCGGGTGCTGACCTCGGTGGGCGCGGTGGTGGCCGATGTGCCGGGCTTCCGGCTCGCCTTCCGCAAGGACGTGGCGGTGGCGGGCTTCCTCGCGGAGTGGGTGGCGCATGGCACGACAGCCTCCGGCCGCTGA